The following are encoded together in the Calditerricola satsumensis genome:
- the lexA gene encoding transcriptional repressor LexA yields MEKLSSRQRAILEFIKEEVRKKGYPPSVREIGQAVGLASSSTVHGHLARLEKKGYIRRDPTKPRAIEILDVDPPAAAEVETTLVPVLGKVTAGQPIEAIENVEETFPLPKDWVNNDTVFMLRVEGNSMINAGIFDGDLVIVRQQPVANNGDIVVALTPDGEATVKRFYKEKTCVRLQPENDEMDPILLPEVKILGKVIGVLRRFQ; encoded by the coding sequence ATGGAGAAACTTTCAAGCCGGCAACGGGCCATTTTGGAATTTATTAAAGAGGAAGTGCGCAAAAAAGGCTACCCGCCGTCGGTGCGCGAGATCGGCCAAGCCGTGGGCCTCGCGTCGAGTTCGACGGTGCACGGCCATCTGGCACGGCTGGAGAAAAAGGGCTACATTCGCCGCGACCCCACCAAACCGCGGGCCATTGAGATCCTCGATGTGGATCCGCCGGCAGCCGCAGAAGTGGAGACGACCCTGGTGCCGGTGCTGGGGAAGGTTACGGCCGGCCAGCCGATCGAAGCGATCGAAAACGTGGAGGAAACCTTTCCCCTCCCAAAGGATTGGGTGAACAACGACACCGTGTTCATGCTCCGCGTCGAGGGCAACAGCATGATCAATGCCGGCATCTTCGACGGGGACCTCGTCATCGTTCGCCAGCAGCCGGTGGCCAACAACGGTGACATCGTCGTCGCCCTCACCCCGGACGGCGAAGCGACAGTGAAGCGCTTCTACAAGGAAAAAACCTGCGTCCGGCTGCAGCCGGAAAACGACGAGATGGACCCCATCCTGCTGCCCGAGGTGAAAATCCTCGGCAAGGTGATCGGCGTGTTGCGCCGGTTCCAATAG
- a CDS encoding D-alanyl-D-alanine carboxypeptidase family protein: protein MRTKNPPAPMITAPSAVLIEAESGRVLFAKNKDAPMYPASITKIMTGIVALEKGRPDEIVTISQRAQAADGTRVYLVKGEQKPLLELVYAALVNSGNDAAIAIAEHVGGSEAAFAALMNEKAQAIGARHTHFVNASGLHDPQHVTTAYDMALIAQYAMRNPTFREIVQTKRRPWTGQEWQSELVNHNRLLWEYPGATGVKNGFTTKARFTLVASAERNGVSLISVVMGASSSAVLYRETKALLDYGFAVAPNLPPAPWVLAENSVAKREGKSVVHAASSSAEGTENGTWWATLFAFAKRVGKGLVGVGLLGLIGVGIVWIARAVVRRLVLCRRRRQAGVHHRYWGAYTTRHIPPRHNLYRE from the coding sequence GTGCGCACAAAGAATCCGCCCGCGCCGATGATCACCGCTCCGTCGGCGGTGCTGATCGAAGCGGAGTCGGGACGCGTTCTTTTTGCGAAAAACAAGGACGCGCCCATGTATCCGGCGAGCATCACCAAGATCATGACGGGCATTGTCGCGCTCGAAAAAGGGCGGCCTGACGAGATTGTGACCATCTCCCAAAGGGCGCAGGCGGCGGATGGCACACGGGTGTACCTGGTCAAAGGGGAGCAGAAGCCACTCCTTGAGCTCGTGTACGCCGCGCTGGTCAACTCGGGAAATGATGCGGCCATTGCCATTGCCGAGCATGTTGGCGGGAGTGAAGCGGCATTTGCGGCGCTGATGAACGAGAAGGCGCAGGCGATCGGCGCGCGGCATACGCATTTTGTCAACGCCAGCGGCCTGCACGATCCCCAGCACGTGACGACCGCCTATGACATGGCCCTCATTGCCCAGTACGCGATGCGGAACCCAACCTTTCGCGAGATCGTGCAAACAAAACGCAGACCGTGGACCGGACAGGAGTGGCAGTCGGAGCTCGTGAACCACAATCGCCTGTTGTGGGAGTATCCCGGTGCTACGGGGGTGAAAAACGGGTTCACCACGAAAGCCCGCTTTACGTTGGTCGCCTCGGCGGAACGCAACGGCGTGTCGCTCATCTCCGTGGTCATGGGAGCGAGCTCGTCGGCCGTTCTCTACCGGGAGACGAAGGCGCTCCTCGACTATGGCTTCGCGGTGGCACCCAATCTTCCCCCGGCTCCCTGGGTGCTTGCCGAAAACAGCGTGGCCAAGCGGGAAGGAAAATCGGTTGTGCACGCCGCTTCGTCATCGGCAGAGGGGACGGAAAACGGAACGTGGTGGGCAACGCTCTTTGCTTTCGCCAAACGTGTTGGAAAAGGGCTTGTTGGCGTAGGGCTATTGGGGTTGATCGGGGTCGGGATTGTGTGGATTGCGAGAGCGGTGGTCAGGCGTCTCGTGCTTTGTCGCCGCCGGCGGCAGGCAGGGGTCCATCACCGGTATTGGGGCGCGTATACCACTCGGCACATCCCACCGCGTCACAACCTGTACCGTGAGTGA
- a CDS encoding YneB family resolvase-like protein, translating to MRVVLYARVSTEKAEQATSLARQIAELDRFARERGWTVVDRIAEQASGYDVERDGLFRLLALIRDGQADGVVIQDETRIGRGHTKIAVLHQLFRMGAKVYTLEHQGEIVLSEMDGLVIKILAEVEEYQRRLMNRKISRGIRRAMAAGYRPEENLKNRGAHAGRERLDVPVEEIVRLRDQHGLTFAEIAATLRGLGYAVSKATVHRRYQEYRAAHEHEDQEDQTEPET from the coding sequence ATGCGCGTCGTGCTGTATGCGCGCGTCAGCACGGAAAAAGCGGAACAAGCGACCAGCTTGGCCCGCCAAATCGCCGAGCTGGACCGCTTCGCTCGGGAGCGGGGGTGGACCGTTGTCGACCGCATCGCCGAGCAGGCCAGCGGGTACGATGTGGAGCGGGACGGGCTGTTTCGCCTCCTGGCGTTGATTCGCGACGGCCAGGCCGACGGCGTCGTGATCCAGGATGAGACGCGCATCGGGCGCGGCCACACCAAAATCGCGGTGCTCCACCAGCTCTTCCGCATGGGCGCAAAAGTGTACACCCTGGAACACCAGGGAGAAATTGTCCTGTCGGAGATGGACGGGCTCGTCATCAAGATCTTGGCCGAGGTGGAGGAATACCAGCGGCGCCTGATGAACCGCAAAATTTCCCGAGGGATCCGTCGGGCCATGGCCGCCGGCTATCGGCCGGAGGAAAACCTCAAAAACCGCGGCGCCCATGCCGGGCGCGAGCGGCTCGACGTCCCGGTGGAGGAAATCGTGCGCCTGCGGGACCAGCACGGGCTGACGTTTGCCGAGATCGCCGCCACACTGCGCGGCCTGGGATATGCCGTTTCCAAGGCCACGGTGCACCGACGGTATCAGGAGTACCGTGCAGCTCACGAACATGAAGATCAGGAAGATCAGACGGAACCGGAAACGTAA
- a CDS encoding metal-sensitive transcriptional regulator has translation MDQASEKAALLRRLRRIEGQIRGVQKMIEEDRYCVDILTQLAAIRSATNAVGLAILERHIRGCVQNAIRQDQGDEMIDELLDVIHSFVKSS, from the coding sequence ATGGATCAGGCAAGCGAAAAGGCGGCTCTGTTGCGACGGCTGCGGCGCATTGAAGGCCAGATCCGCGGCGTGCAGAAAATGATCGAAGAGGACCGGTACTGCGTCGACATCCTCACACAACTGGCCGCCATCCGCTCGGCCACCAACGCTGTGGGGCTAGCCATCTTGGAACGGCACATCCGGGGTTGTGTGCAAAACGCGATTCGACAAGACCAGGGTGACGAAATGATCGATGAACTGTTGGACGTCATCCACTCCTTTGTCAAGTCGTCGTGA
- a CDS encoding DinB family protein: MVAAAMPEDRYAFKPWEGSLSFADHLRHIASVEKTLIQALRGGGWVWDQGITAETHPNRAAIEALLRESGEALREQIASMTDEELTRSISTPWGEATPADLLVKWMVHEAHHRGQLYLHLRLCGITPPEYH; the protein is encoded by the coding sequence GTGGTAGCGGCGGCCATGCCCGAGGACCGCTACGCGTTCAAGCCGTGGGAGGGCAGCTTGAGCTTTGCGGACCACCTCCGGCACATTGCTTCGGTGGAGAAAACCCTGATCCAGGCGCTTCGCGGTGGCGGTTGGGTCTGGGATCAAGGGATCACCGCGGAAACGCACCCCAATCGGGCGGCGATTGAGGCCCTCCTGCGGGAAAGCGGCGAGGCGTTGCGCGAGCAGATCGCCAGCATGACGGATGAGGAGCTTACCCGTTCCATTTCGACGCCGTGGGGAGAAGCGACCCCCGCCGACCTCCTTGTGAAGTGGATGGTTCACGAAGCCCACCATCGGGGGCAGTTGTATCTGCACCTGAGGCTGTGCGGAATCACGCCTCCGGAGTACCACTGA
- a CDS encoding phosphotransferase family protein has product MHGQRRTHRKAGWGCHPLHPFYFSLRKVRRQNRGYFLKSIGFKTLCKRWRGSEFRDLRSLSEADVLPAHGDAHLGNLLASPQGWLWIDFEDASRMPRFWDLACAL; this is encoded by the coding sequence ATGCACGGGCAAAGAAGAACGCATAGGAAAGCGGGGTGGGGATGCCACCCCCTTCATCCTTTTTATTTCTCTCTTAGGAAAGTGAGAAGACAGAATCGAGGATATTTTTTGAAAAGTATAGGGTTCAAGACGTTGTGCAAACGATGGAGAGGATCGGAATTCCGTGACCTGCGTAGCCTTTCTGAAGCGGATGTATTGCCTGCTCATGGTGATGCGCATCTTGGCAATTTGCTTGCAAGCCCGCAAGGATGGCTTTGGATCGATTTCGAAGACGCATCGCGGATGCCTCGATTTTGGGACCTGGCTTGCGCCCTCTAA
- a CDS encoding MerR family transcriptional regulator, with protein sequence MADDIRRNMPLFPIGIVMKLTGLSARQIRYYEQHELVKPARTKGNQRLFSLNDIDRLLEIKSLIEQGVNIAGIKKMLAMKEAGKPSPEAATEPKAEPKRKELTEKELHELLKQQVLLHRPGQAATLIQGELSRFFH encoded by the coding sequence ATGGCCGACGACATCCGCCGCAACATGCCGCTCTTTCCCATCGGCATCGTCATGAAGCTGACGGGGCTGTCCGCGCGGCAGATTCGCTACTACGAGCAACACGAACTGGTCAAGCCGGCGCGGACGAAGGGGAATCAGCGGCTGTTTTCCTTGAACGACATCGATCGCTTGCTGGAGATCAAGTCGCTCATCGAACAGGGCGTCAACATTGCCGGGATCAAGAAGATGCTGGCGATGAAGGAGGCGGGGAAGCCCTCGCCGGAGGCGGCCACCGAACCCAAGGCCGAGCCGAAGCGCAAGGAGCTGACCGAAAAGGAGCTGCATGAACTGCTGAAGCAGCAGGTGCTGTTGCATCGCCCCGGACAGGCCGCAACGCTCATCCAAGGCGAGCTGTCCCGGTTTTTCCACTAA
- the glnA gene encoding type I glutamate--ammonia ligase, which yields MSDPQVVQVRDDKKEAVHQVLERIKAQNIQFVDFRIVDLLGRQHHVTVPASEVDERTFEMGVAFDGSSLTGYRSIEESDMVMVPDPTSAFVDPFVEAPTLSLVCNIYTPEGDPYTRDPRNIARKAEAYLKETGIATTAYFGPEAEFFLFDNVQYGNSMKGAFYFIDSEEAAWNTGEPGLGYKVRVKGGYFPVAPTDTMADIRNEMCQLLERCGIRVERHHHEVATAGQGEINFRFDTLTRAADNLLLFKYIVRNVAKKHGKTATFMPKPIVGDNGSGMHTHQSLFNGDTPLFYEKGGYANLSQLALYYIGGILKHAPALTALTNPSTNSFKRLVPGYEAPVNLVFSKGNRSAAIRVPVAAVSPKAARIEFRTPDPTCNPYLAFAAMLLAGLDGIRNRIDPTEHGFGPIDKNLYELSDEEKKSIKSVPASLDEALDALEEDHAFLLAGDVFTKDVIETWIALKREEARSVNRTTHPKEYELYYDL from the coding sequence ATGAGCGACCCGCAAGTCGTCCAAGTCCGCGATGACAAAAAGGAAGCGGTGCATCAGGTGCTGGAGCGCATCAAAGCGCAGAACATTCAATTTGTCGACTTCCGCATCGTCGACCTCCTCGGCCGCCAGCATCACGTGACGGTGCCGGCCAGCGAAGTGGATGAACGCACGTTTGAAATGGGCGTCGCCTTTGACGGTTCGAGCCTCACCGGTTACCGCAGCATCGAAGAGTCGGACATGGTGATGGTGCCCGATCCGACCTCGGCCTTCGTCGACCCCTTTGTGGAAGCCCCGACCCTCAGCCTGGTGTGCAACATCTACACGCCGGAAGGGGATCCGTACACGCGCGACCCGCGCAACATTGCCCGCAAAGCGGAGGCGTACCTGAAGGAGACCGGCATTGCCACGACGGCCTACTTTGGCCCGGAGGCGGAGTTCTTCCTCTTTGACAATGTGCAATACGGCAACAGCATGAAGGGCGCCTTCTACTTCATCGATTCCGAGGAAGCCGCCTGGAACACCGGCGAACCGGGCCTCGGCTACAAGGTCCGCGTAAAGGGCGGGTATTTCCCGGTGGCGCCGACAGACACGATGGCCGACATCCGCAATGAAATGTGCCAGCTGCTCGAGCGGTGCGGCATTCGCGTCGAACGGCACCATCACGAAGTGGCCACGGCCGGGCAAGGAGAGATCAACTTCCGCTTCGACACGCTGACACGCGCGGCCGACAACCTGCTGCTCTTCAAGTACATCGTCCGCAATGTGGCCAAGAAACACGGAAAGACGGCCACCTTCATGCCCAAGCCGATCGTCGGCGACAACGGTTCGGGCATGCACACCCACCAAAGCCTGTTCAACGGCGACACGCCGCTGTTCTACGAAAAGGGCGGCTACGCCAACCTGAGCCAGCTGGCCCTCTATTACATCGGCGGCATCCTGAAACACGCCCCGGCGCTGACCGCGCTGACCAATCCGAGCACGAACTCCTTCAAGCGCCTCGTGCCGGGCTATGAGGCCCCGGTCAACCTCGTCTTTTCCAAGGGCAACCGCTCGGCGGCCATCCGCGTACCCGTCGCCGCCGTGTCTCCGAAAGCGGCGCGCATCGAGTTCCGCACGCCCGATCCGACGTGCAACCCGTACCTCGCCTTTGCCGCCATGCTGCTCGCCGGCTTGGACGGCATCCGCAACCGGATCGATCCGACCGAACACGGCTTTGGCCCGATCGACAAGAACCTCTACGAGCTGTCGGACGAAGAGAAGAAGAGCATCAAGAGCGTGCCGGCTTCCCTCGACGAAGCGCTGGACGCTCTGGAAGAAGACCACGCGTTCCTGCTTGCCGGCGATGTCTTCACGAAGGATGTCATCGAGACGTGGATCGCCCTGAAGCGGGAAGAGGCACGCAGCGTCAACCGAACCACCCATCCGAAGGAATACGAGCTGTACTACGACCTGTAA
- a CDS encoding RRXRR domain-containing protein: MQYVPVLSADGKPLMPCHPARARELVRKGRAVRRFRKGFFYIRLLNRTDGEVQPVACGIDPGSKWEAFSIVGPKRTYLNLHIDAVTHVKENVEKRRMLRRNRRYRKTPNRKPRFNRARGGIPPSTRARWGWKLRIAGFLKGLYPISVFVVEDVKAHTKQGKKSWNVSFSPLQIGKQWFYEELRKLSPVVTRSGWETKQFRETFGLHKTSRKSAETFFAHAVDAWVLAASEVGATQPNYTGLIRMVPLQFRRRSLHLENPQKGGKRRRHGGGTSFGLRRGAQVLHPKFGFCYVGGTMQDRLSLHDARTGKRLTQRAKIDDLVFLCNASWRIWKI; the protein is encoded by the coding sequence ATGCAGTATGTTCCCGTTCTTTCAGCTGATGGAAAACCGCTCATGCCGTGCCATCCGGCTCGGGCGAGGGAACTCGTCCGAAAGGGACGCGCCGTGCGCCGGTTCCGGAAAGGATTTTTCTACATCCGGCTTCTGAACCGGACCGACGGCGAAGTGCAGCCTGTCGCTTGCGGAATTGATCCCGGGTCAAAGTGGGAAGCGTTCAGCATCGTCGGACCAAAGCGCACGTACCTTAACCTGCACATCGATGCGGTAACGCACGTCAAGGAAAACGTTGAGAAACGTCGTATGCTGAGACGGAACCGACGTTACCGGAAGACGCCAAACCGGAAGCCGAGGTTTAACCGGGCCCGGGGCGGCATCCCGCCGTCCACCAGGGCGCGGTGGGGGTGGAAACTCAGGATTGCTGGGTTTCTGAAAGGACTTTACCCGATCTCCGTTTTCGTTGTGGAAGATGTTAAGGCTCATACGAAGCAGGGAAAAAAGAGCTGGAACGTCTCGTTCAGCCCGCTTCAGATCGGTAAGCAGTGGTTCTACGAAGAACTTCGAAAGCTTTCGCCTGTCGTCACCCGATCCGGCTGGGAAACAAAACAGTTCCGGGAGACGTTCGGACTGCACAAGACGAGTCGGAAATCCGCCGAGACATTTTTTGCCCACGCGGTCGATGCTTGGGTTCTGGCCGCCTCTGAGGTTGGTGCTACGCAACCGAACTATACGGGGCTTATCAGGATGGTCCCCTTGCAATTCCGCCGCCGCAGTCTACATCTAGAAAACCCTCAAAAAGGCGGCAAAAGAAGACGGCATGGCGGCGGAACGAGCTTTGGCCTTCGCCGCGGTGCTCAGGTCCTGCATCCGAAGTTCGGTTTCTGCTATGTCGGTGGGACGATGCAGGACCGCTTGAGCCTGCACGACGCGCGGACCGGAAAAAGACTAACTCAGCGCGCGAAGATAGACGATCTCGTCTTTCTATGCAATGCGTCCTGGCGTATCTGGAAGATCTGA
- a CDS encoding DUF456 domain-containing protein codes for MVTTLLWVAVVACMALGFLATVVPILPGIPLLWAAFLLYHFGINSAALSASFWIAAALVTVALFAADFVANSLFVRRFGGSKAAAWAAIAGTLVGPLVLGPLGLLVGPFLLALVTEIVRGRSLREAATVGTATLLGFLGGALAKGVLKLVIIAWFWIEALWR; via the coding sequence ATGGTGACGACCCTCTTGTGGGTGGCCGTCGTGGCTTGCATGGCGCTCGGCTTCCTGGCCACGGTGGTGCCCATCTTGCCCGGGATCCCGCTCTTGTGGGCCGCCTTTTTGCTCTACCACTTCGGCATCAACAGCGCCGCCCTGTCCGCATCCTTCTGGATCGCCGCCGCCCTCGTGACCGTCGCCCTGTTCGCCGCCGACTTTGTGGCCAATTCCCTCTTTGTGCGCCGATTCGGCGGGTCCAAGGCAGCGGCGTGGGCGGCCATCGCGGGAACGCTCGTCGGCCCGCTTGTACTCGGCCCGCTCGGCCTGCTCGTCGGCCCGTTCCTGCTCGCCCTCGTCACGGAAATCGTGCGCGGGCGAAGCCTTCGCGAGGCGGCCACCGTGGGAACGGCGACGCTCCTCGGTTTTCTGGGCGGTGCGTTGGCGAAAGGCGTCCTCAAACTGGTGATCATCGCCTGGTTTTGGATCGAGGCCTTGTGGCGGTAA
- a CDS encoding TVP38/TMEM64 family protein → MDLWWNVDALAATLRDYGMWAALVSILLNVLVSVLGVVPSVFLSGANAVVFGPVVGFFVSLAGEVLGTALAFWLYRLGVRKGLRWKEDRFRWQRALNRLPRHRQALVLLFARLTPMMPSGVVTFAAAVSGVRFVDFLVTSAVGKAPSLILETMIGHDLVYFRENKGRLAITLVLLLLMAALFWRPRKDACEHKQVRKPSTPD, encoded by the coding sequence ATGGATTTGTGGTGGAACGTTGATGCGCTGGCCGCTACGCTGCGCGACTACGGCATGTGGGCCGCCCTGGTCAGCATTCTCCTCAATGTGCTCGTCAGCGTGCTGGGCGTCGTGCCGTCTGTCTTCCTGTCGGGAGCCAACGCCGTCGTCTTCGGACCGGTCGTCGGGTTTTTCGTCTCCCTGGCCGGAGAGGTGCTCGGTACAGCCCTCGCCTTCTGGCTATACCGCCTCGGCGTGCGCAAGGGGCTGCGCTGGAAGGAAGACCGTTTCCGATGGCAGCGCGCGCTGAACCGCCTGCCGCGCCATCGGCAAGCGCTGGTGTTGCTGTTTGCCCGCCTCACCCCGATGATGCCCTCCGGTGTCGTCACCTTTGCCGCGGCGGTGTCGGGCGTGCGCTTCGTCGACTTTCTCGTGACGAGCGCGGTGGGCAAAGCCCCGTCCCTCATCCTCGAGACGATGATCGGCCATGACCTTGTCTACTTCCGTGAAAACAAAGGACGTCTCGCCATCACGTTGGTCCTGCTCCTGCTGATGGCGGCGCTGTTTTGGCGTCCGCGGAAGGATGCATGCGAACACAAGCAAGTGAGAAAGCCAAGTACCCCGGACTGA
- the glnA gene encoding type I glutamate--ammonia ligase: MAKYTRDDILKLAKEENVRFIRLQFTDLFGTLKNVEIPVSQLPKALDNKIMFDGSSIEGFVRIEESDMYLYPDPDTWVVFPWSAKEGRVARLICDVHLPDGTPFPGDPRGILKRVLKEAQDLGFTTMNVGSEPEFFLFKLDENGRPTMDLNDKGGYFDLAPVDLGENCRRDIVVTLDQMGFEVEASHHEVAPGQHEIDFKYADAVTAADNIITFKLVVKNIARQHGLHATFMPKPIFGVNGSGMHTHLSLFVGDKNAFYDETDELGLSQVARHFLAGILEHARGFTAITNPTVNSYKRLVPGYEAPVYVAWSVQNRSPLVRIPASRGQSTRIEVRSPDPSCNPYLALAVMLKAGLDGIKNKLPLPPAVDRNIYVMSEAERRDLGIESLPGTLKEALECLKQDPVICDALGEHALTHFIEAKEIEWNLFCVQVHPWEREQYLEQY; the protein is encoded by the coding sequence ATGGCCAAGTACACCCGGGACGACATCCTCAAGCTGGCGAAGGAAGAGAACGTGCGCTTCATCCGCCTGCAGTTCACCGACCTGTTCGGGACCCTCAAAAACGTGGAGATTCCCGTCAGTCAGCTGCCGAAGGCCCTGGACAACAAGATCATGTTTGACGGCTCCTCCATCGAGGGTTTCGTGCGCATCGAGGAGTCCGACATGTATCTGTACCCCGACCCGGACACGTGGGTCGTGTTCCCGTGGAGCGCAAAAGAGGGACGCGTGGCGCGTCTGATCTGCGACGTCCACCTGCCGGACGGCACGCCGTTCCCCGGCGACCCGCGGGGCATCCTGAAGCGCGTGCTGAAGGAGGCGCAAGACCTCGGCTTCACGACAATGAACGTTGGTTCGGAACCGGAGTTTTTCCTCTTCAAGCTGGACGAAAACGGCCGGCCGACGATGGACCTGAACGACAAAGGCGGGTACTTCGACCTGGCGCCGGTCGACTTGGGCGAAAACTGCCGCCGCGACATCGTGGTCACCCTCGACCAGATGGGCTTTGAGGTGGAGGCGTCGCACCACGAGGTGGCTCCGGGGCAGCACGAGATCGACTTCAAGTATGCCGACGCCGTCACGGCCGCCGACAACATCATCACCTTCAAACTGGTGGTCAAAAACATCGCCCGGCAGCACGGCCTGCACGCCACCTTCATGCCCAAGCCGATCTTCGGCGTCAACGGTTCGGGCATGCACACACACCTGTCCCTCTTTGTCGGCGACAAGAACGCCTTCTACGACGAGACCGACGAGCTGGGCCTCAGCCAGGTGGCCCGCCACTTCCTGGCCGGCATTCTCGAGCACGCCCGCGGCTTCACGGCCATCACCAACCCGACGGTCAACTCCTACAAGCGCCTCGTGCCGGGGTATGAGGCACCGGTGTACGTGGCCTGGTCGGTGCAAAACCGCAGCCCGCTGGTGCGCATTCCCGCGTCCCGCGGCCAGTCGACGCGCATCGAGGTGCGCAGCCCCGACCCGTCGTGCAACCCGTACCTGGCCCTGGCGGTGATGCTGAAGGCGGGCCTCGACGGCATCAAGAACAAGCTGCCCCTGCCGCCGGCCGTCGACCGCAACATTTACGTCATGTCCGAAGCGGAGCGCCGCGATCTGGGCATCGAGAGCCTGCCGGGAACGCTCAAGGAGGCCCTCGAGTGCCTCAAGCAGGATCCCGTCATCTGCGACGCCCTTGGCGAGCACGCCCTCACGCACTTCATTGAGGCGAAGGAAATCGAGTGGAACCTCTTCTGCGTGCAGGTGCACCCGTGGGAGCGGGAACAGTACCTCGAGCAGTATTAA
- a CDS encoding L-lactate permease — MAHRRGAFRLDSPLRSPASLVSCRIGHLILPCARRPHDSLGHVRCPGRKSSCPRPILRLTHPLDWRLGGYLTGSNTGANALFAAAQAQGAQGAGLPVLWAVAGQNVAASLCSGRMRLSGLIESPPRKPRI, encoded by the coding sequence ATGGCCCATCGTCGTGGAGCTTTTCGGTTGGATTCCCCTCTTCGAAGCCCTGCGTCGCTGGTGTCCTGTCGCATTGGCCACCTTATCCTTCCTTGCGCTCGGCGGCCTCATGACAGCCTCGGGCATGTCCGATGTCCTGGCCGAAAAAGCAGCTGCCCTCGGCCGATTCTACGCCTTACTCATCCCTTGGATTGGCGGCTCGGTGGCTACTTAACCGGCTCCAATACGGGAGCGAACGCCCTGTTTGCGGCTGCCCAAGCTCAAGGGGCTCAGGGAGCCGGTCTTCCCGTACTGTGGGCCGTTGCGGGGCAAAATGTGGCGGCCTCTTTGTGTTCAGGCCGGATGCGTTTAAGCGGACTCATAGAATCTCCGCCTCGGAAACCCCGGATTTGA
- a CDS encoding glycine C-acetyltransferase yields the protein MKGLAHLREELEQLKAQGVFRPLTEIESAQGARVVIRGKEVIQLASNNYLGLTTHPKLKEAALKAVERYGAGTGSVRTIAGTFTMHEELEKKLAEFKHTEAALVFQSGFTANVGVLSSILDERDVVISDALNHASIIDGIRLTKAARRIYRHNDLDDLEAALKETQGYRTRLIVTDGVFSMDGDIAPLPQIVELAERYDAIVMVDDAHASGVLGKNGRGTVDHFGLHGRVHIQVGTLSKAIGVLGGYVAGSQVLRDYLIHRARPFLFSTSHPPAVTAACLSAIEVLLTEPERIERLWANTRFFKNGLKNLGFDTGNSETPITPVIVGDEALAMKLSDKLFEYGVYAQGIVYPTVPKGKARVRTIVTAVHTKEDLEAALHAFEKAGKELGII from the coding sequence ATGAAGGGCTTGGCCCATCTTCGCGAAGAACTGGAGCAGCTCAAAGCCCAGGGGGTCTTTCGCCCGCTGACGGAGATCGAGTCGGCCCAGGGCGCGCGGGTGGTCATCCGCGGGAAAGAGGTGATCCAGCTTGCCTCGAACAACTACCTGGGGCTGACCACCCACCCCAAGCTGAAGGAAGCGGCCCTCAAAGCCGTCGAGCGCTACGGGGCGGGGACCGGCTCGGTGCGCACCATCGCCGGGACGTTCACGATGCACGAGGAGCTGGAGAAGAAGCTGGCCGAATTCAAGCACACCGAGGCGGCTCTCGTATTCCAGTCGGGCTTTACGGCCAACGTCGGCGTTCTGTCGTCCATCCTCGACGAGCGCGACGTCGTCATTTCCGACGCCCTCAACCACGCCTCGATCATCGACGGCATCCGCCTCACCAAGGCGGCGCGGCGCATCTACCGCCACAACGACTTGGACGACCTCGAGGCAGCGCTGAAGGAGACGCAGGGCTACCGCACGCGCCTTATCGTCACCGACGGCGTCTTCAGCATGGACGGGGACATCGCTCCGCTGCCGCAGATCGTCGAGCTGGCCGAGCGGTATGATGCCATCGTGATGGTCGACGACGCCCACGCCAGCGGCGTTCTCGGGAAAAACGGCCGCGGCACGGTGGACCACTTCGGCCTGCACGGCCGCGTGCACATCCAGGTGGGCACGCTGTCGAAGGCCATTGGCGTCCTTGGCGGCTACGTGGCCGGCTCACAGGTGCTGCGCGACTACCTGATCCACCGGGCGCGCCCGTTCCTGTTCAGCACGTCCCACCCGCCGGCGGTGACGGCGGCCTGCCTTTCCGCCATCGAGGTGCTCCTGACCGAGCCGGAGCGCATCGAGCGGCTGTGGGCGAACACACGCTTCTTCAAGAACGGGCTGAAGAACCTTGGCTTTGACACGGGGAACAGCGAGACGCCGATCACGCCGGTCATCGTCGGCGACGAGGCGCTGGCGATGAAGCTGTCCGACAAGCTCTTCGAATACGGCGTCTACGCCCAGGGGATCGTCTACCCCACGGTGCCGAAGGGCAAGGCGCGCGTGCGCACCATCGTCACCGCCGTCCACACGAAGGAGGACCTCGAAGCCGCCCTCCACGCCTTCGAGAAGGCGGGGAAAGAGCTGGGGATCATCTAA